The Mauremys reevesii isolate NIE-2019 linkage group 1, ASM1616193v1, whole genome shotgun sequence genome has a segment encoding these proteins:
- the LOC120379968 gene encoding protein phosphatase 1 regulatory subunit 7-like, with protein sequence MNRQFVEDRAMVIDPLPFIWNVKGPGPHYCLDMKMSRLKRLAFAFEFGSVNPRQSFPVTEFPERIVKLDISLNELEELQPEALFPFENLSELDASLNALGVIRGIEVLPNLVVLNLSHNALRDLRSLENCIHLSVLNVSHNQVRALGDMPLLSNLMRLHLGSNELRSLEGIQNLPQLCELYVQKNRISSLLPLSSSLALNVLDAASNEISSLQQALHVLGGLRRLRHLKLQGNPLARDSRYVAAIKQATSVETLDHALLRDPPHRSALSLFSWSLLRESVAGSMDSGLTKEDLKKSARRIFLERLQRKTESTEHAVHHLHSRILDLREELREYEETFRTEVDGCIR encoded by the exons ATGAACCGGCAGTTTGTTGAGGATCGGGCCATGGTGATTGACCCGCTCCCTTTTATCTGGAATGTCAAAGGACCTGGGCCTCACTACTGTCTTGATATGAAGATGTCCCGGCTCAAACGACTGGCCTTCGCCTTTGAATTTGGATCAGTGAACCCCAG ACAATCGTTCCCAGTGACTGAGTTTCCTGAAAG GATCGTTAAACTTGACATCTCTTTAAATGAGCTGGAAGAACTGCAGCCTGAAGCGCTTTTTCCTTTTGAGAATCTCTCTGAATTGGATGCATCCCTCAATGCTTTAGGCGT TATCAGAGGGATTGAAGTTCTTCCCAACCTCGTTGTATTAAACCTCAGTCATAATGCACTCAGAGACCTGAGAAGTTTAGAAAACTGCATCCACCTGTCTGTGCTGAATGTGTCTCACAATCAAGTGAGAGCCCTGGGAGACATGCCACTCCTGAGCAACCTGATGCGGCTTCACTTGGGTTCCAACGAG CTGAGGTCTCTGGAAGGCATTCAGAATTTGCCCCAGCTCTGTGAACTCTATGTCCAGAAGAATCGGATTTCCAGCTTGCTGCCTCTCTCTTCCTCATTGGCTCTCAATGTACTGGATGCTGCCAGCAATGAGATCAGCTCCCTACAGCAGGCCCTGCATGTGCTTGGAGGACTCCGCAGGCTGAGACATCTCAAACTCCAG GGCAACCCGCTGGCCCGGGACAGCCGCTACGTCGCTGCAATCAAACAGGCCACTTCTGTGGAGACCCTGGACCATGCGCTTCTCAGGGACCCACCTCACCGCTCAGCCTTGTCTTTGTTCAGCTGGTCTCTACTCAGAGAATCAGTGGCCGGTTCGATGGACTCAGGTCTGACCAAGGAGGATCTGAAAAAATCAGCTAGGAGGATCTTCCTGGAGAGACTGCAGCGTAAGACGGAGAGCACTGAGCACGCTGTACATCACTTGCACAGCAGAATACT GGACCTGCGGGAAGAGCTGAGAGAATACGAAGAAACCTTCAGAACAGAAGTGGATGGCTGCATAAG